The following is a genomic window from Geminicoccus roseus DSM 18922.
ACTTCGACCGGATCGCGGCGGCCATGGCCCTGCGCGGCGCCCGGGTGCTGGCGGTGGACGTGCCCGGCCGGGGCGGCAGTTCCTGGCTGGCCGACCCGCAGCATTATGCCGTGCCGGTCTATGCCGATCTGCTGCGCCGCTGGCTCCAGGCCCTGGGGCTGGACAAGGTTGCCTGGCTCGGCACCTCGATGGGCGGGCTGATCGCGATGGAGATCGCCGGGCGGGAGCACAGCCCGATCGAGCGGCTGGTCCTGAACGACGTGGGCGCCTTCGTGCCCAAGGAGGCGCTGGCGCCGATTGGGGCCTATCTGGGCCTGGACCTGAAGTTCCCGGACGTCGAGGCGGTGGAGCGCCACCTGCGCACCATCCATGCCGGGTTCGGCCGCCACCTGGACGACGGCTTCTGGCGGGAGCTGGCCCGCCGCTCGTCGCGGCCGGCCGACGGCGGCTGGCGGATGCATTACGACCCGGCGATCAAGCAGCCGTTCACCCAGATGGAAGCGGCCGACATCGACCAGTGGCCGCTCTACCAGGCGATCACCTGCCCGACCCTGCTGGTCCGGGGCGCGGAGAGCCCGCTCCTGCCGGTGGCGGTGGCGCAGGAGATGACCCGGACCGGCCCGAAGGCCGAGCTGGTCACCTTCATGGATTGCGGCCACGCGCCGTCGCTGGCGGAGCCGGAGCAGATCGAGACGGTGGCGGACTGGCTGTGCGGGCCGGAGCCCGCCGCCTGAGGAGGTCGCCCGGGCGCAAAGCGCCGGGCGCCGGATCAGAATTCCGGGGCCAGGGTGACGGTGATCCCGTCCAGCTCTGCGGAGAAGGGGATCTGGCAGGAAAGCCGGGAATTGTCCTGCACCTGGAAGGCCTCGTCGAGCATGTTGCTCTCGTCCTTGCTCATCTCGGGCAGGCGCGGCAGCCATTCCGCGGCGACATAGACGTGGCAGGTGGCGCAGGCGCAGCAGCCGCCGCAGGCGGCCTCGATCGGCAGGTTGGCTTCCCGCACGATCTCCATCACCGACCAGCCGACGGTGGCGGGGACGCTGTGCTCGACCCCTTCGCGGTCGATGACTTGAATTTCGGCCATGAAGTCGATCCGATTATGCTTGAGGGTGGTCGTGCGACCGGTCGTTCCGATCAGTCGGCGACGCCCAGGCGTTTATGCAGTTCCGTCGAGGAAGTCGTGTAGCGGAACACGAGCTTCTGCTCGGGCCGGCAGTACTTGTGGGCTTTCTGGCACATCAGCGCCGCTTCGTGGAAGCCGGACAGGATCAGCTTCAGCTTGCCCGGATAGGTGATGATGTCGCCGATCGCGAAGATGCCGGGCTGCGAGGTCTCGTAGGCCTGGGTCTCCACCGTGATCAGGTTGCGCTCCAGGTTCAGGCCCCAGGACGCCAGCGGGCCCAGCTCCATCTTCAGGCCAAAGAACGCCAGCAGCGTGTCGCACTCCACGGTCTCCTCGCCGCCGCCGGTGCGCCCGAGCGTCACCGCCTCCAGCCGGCCGTCGCTGCCGTGCAGCTTGGTGATCTGGCCGAAATGCAGGGAGGTCTGCCCGGCGGCCACCAGCGCGCGCATCTTCTCGACCGAATCCGGGGCGGCGCGGAACTCGTCGCGGCGATGGACCAGGGCGGTGGAAGCGGCGATCGGCTGCAGGTTGAGCAGCCAGTCCAGCGCCGAATCGCCGCCGCCGGCGACCAGCAGGCGCTTGCCGCGGAAATGCTCCATCTTGCGCACGGCGTAGTGCAGGCTCGTGCCCTCGTACTGCGCCGCCTCGGGCAGCGGCAGGCGGCGCGGCACGAAGCTGCCGGCACCCGCTGCGATCACCACCACCGGGGCTTCCAGCACGGTGCCGGCGGTGGTGACCAGCCGCCAGTGGCCATCCTCCAGCCGGGTCAGGCTTTCCGCCTGCTGGTTCAGGTGGAATTCCGGCGCGAACGGCCGGGCCTGCTCCATCAGGTTGTTGGTCAGTTCCTCGCCGGTGCAGCGCGGGATCGCCGGGATGTCGTAGATCGGCTTGTCCGGGTAGAGCTCGATGCACTGCCCGCCGGGCTTGTCCAGGTTGTCGACCAGATGGCAGCGCAGGCCGAGCAGCCCTGCCTCGAACACGGCGAACAGGCCGGTGGGTCCGGCGCCGATGATCACCATGTCGGTACGGATCGGGTCGCTGCTGGTCGAAGGGGCCGCTGCGGGCTCGATGGCGGACATGCGCATTCCAGGAAAGGGCGGTCGTCGGGCCGGTGGCCGGCGCGCAACCTAGAGGGAGAGCGCCCCAGGGGGAAGAGCCCGGGCCACCGCCGCCCCCGCTCCGCTCCTTGCCGGCGCTCATGTCGTGCTCCCGCGCGGCCCGATCAAGGCCGGCCACGCCTGCCGCGCCGCCATGCGTCAGCCCCCGACCACGGCGCCGGCCGATCGGCGGCGGTGCGGCAGGCCACGGAGCCCTTCGGGCGTCAGCGCCGCCGATGGCCGGAAAAGCCGATCGGCTTGATCGCCGAGGAGCGGATGGTGCGGGGATGCTCCGGATCCTGGCCACGGATCGGCCGGCCGAGGTCGGGCGCCCCGCCGGAGGGCCGCTCGGCAAGGCGGGGATCGTCGGCGGGCCGCTCGGCCGGGCCGCCTTCCGGCCCGTGCTCCGGCTCCGCCACGGAAACCGGATGGTCCCGCCCGCCCGACAGCGCCCGGACGAACCGGTTGCCGGGCCGGACCGGCGCGGCACCTGCGGTGCCCGGGCGACGCAGCCGGGGCGGGCCCTCGCCCGCCGCTTCGCCGCCATGGGCGGCCGGCCCGGCCGAGGGCTGGCCAGGAACCCCGCCTGCCGGCCGGCCAGGCTGCTTCGGCCGTCCGGACTCGGCCGGGGGTGGCGACCGGGCCGGCTGCCTGGCTGCGTCCGGATCGAGATAGCCGATGCCCGCAGCGGCTTCGGCCGCGGGCGGTCGTGCGGGGGCTGGCGGCCGTTCGGGGGATGGGCGTGCGATCGCCGGCCGGGCGGGAGCCGTGGGTGGCGCAGAAGCGCCGCCTCCGCCTGCCGGCTCGTCCAGATAATGGATCATCGGCCGGTCAGCATGGTCCAGGCGCGGGCGCACCGGGTCCTGCGGCCTGGGCGCCGGCGGCCGCGGGGCCTCTGCCTCTTCTGCCGCAAGCGCAGGGACCGGGCCCGGCGTCGGAGCCGGCCCGGCCGGGGCGCTGGCGATCCGCCCGGCCTCGACCATCGCCGGGGCCGGGCGGACCGGCGTTCCTGCCAGGGGCGGACCGGCGGCATGGGCCGGGAGCTGCAGCGGCTCCGGCGCCGTCCGGTGAAACGGCGGGGCCGGCACCCGGGCGAACGCGGCGACCTCGGACGCCGCCTCGGCGCTCCATTCCTGCAGGGCCGGCAGGCTGGTCAGGGCCTGCAGATAGGCCTCGCAGGCGGGGTTCTGCGCCGGGAGCGCATAGGTGACGAACCTTGTGGCGATCGGCACGAACATCGCGTCGACCAGGCCGAACCGGCCGAACAGGAACGGGCCGTCCTTGGCGGCGGGCGCCTCCCGCAGCTCGCTCCAGATTCGCCGGACCCGTTTCAGGTCGGCCGCCACCCCGCGCATCAGCCGGCCGGGCGGCGCGAACCGGGCCATCAGGTCCATCGGCAGGAAGCGGTGCAGGGAGCCGAGCCCGCCATGCACCTCGGCCGCGACCGAGCGAGCCAGGGCGCGGTCCGCCGGGTCCTGCGGCCACATCGCCGGGACGCGCTCGGCCAGGTGCTCCAGGATCGCCAGGGATTCCCAGACCGTGATCGCCTCGTCGACCAGCACCGGCACCTTGCCGGACGGGGAGAACCGGCCGAGCAGGCCTTCGCTCTCCGGCCGCCCGAGCGGCACCAGCACTTCCTCGAAGCGCAGCTCGAACATCCGCATCGCCATCCAGGTCGCCAGGGACCAGGGGCAGGAATTGCGGCTGCCGATCACCAACCGGACGGTCATGGAAGCAAGGTCATGCAGAAAGGGCTAGGCGGCAGACGAACATGGTCAGTTCCGGATCACGACTGCGGAATCTCCTCGGCGACGCGTGGCATCTCGCACCAGAGCACCTCCTGCCGATAGGAGGCGAGCACGGTCTGGATCGGCTCGGGCTGGGCCTGGCAGTTCCAGTCCTCGCCATCGACCACCGCAGCATAGCCCAATGCGTCGCGCAGTTGCAGCAGTCCGGCGACGTCCTTGCGCGGATCGACCCGGCCATCGCCGTCCAGGTCGCGGCCGAGCATCAGCGCCTGCAGGCGGGCCTGGAGCTCGCGGGTCGCGCGGAGCCGCTCCTGGTCCGGCATCTCGGGATTGCCCAGCCGGGCCAGGCTGCGGTCGACCACGGCCAGGTCGAAGCGCAGGCCCGTCACGATCTGGCTGACATTGCGGTACCAGCTGCTGCCCTGCTGGGTCCGGCCCGGGCCGGCCTCCAGGCTGGCCTCGACCAGGTCCAGCGCGTGGGACACGTCCTGGACCTGGGTGGCGTCGCGCGGGCTGCGCGTCACCAGGAGCCGGCGCATCGTGGCCGCCGCGCGGGGATCCAGGCCGGATCCCCCTGCCTGGTCCATCACGGTCATCGCCTGGACCACCGCGGTCTCGGCGGTGGGCAGGGCGCCACCGCCGGTGCCCGTGGCAGGATGGCGGCCGAAGATCAGGGCGAACGGCGCGGGGTCCGCCCCGACCGCCGCCTGCTCGGGCAACGCCGCCTGCGCCGATCGAACGGGCGCCTGCGGTGCCGGCGCCGTCGTGCAGGCGGCAAGCGACAGAGCCAACCCCAGGAAAGGCAGCAGGACCACCCATCCGCGCCTTTGGCCACCACCACCGCTCATCGACCGCTCCCATGTCTCATGGGAACCCATCATGCAGCCCGCTTCCTAACGAACAGTTACCTCCAGCGAAGAAACCCGATCCATCCGAACCCGCCGGCTCAGGCCGCCACCACCGAGGATTCCGGTTCCTCGGCCGAGATCGCCTCGTGCGCCGCCAGCGCCGCCATGTTCAGGATGTCCGACACGGTGGCGTTCATCGGCACGATCTGGATCGGCTTCTTCAGACCCTGCAGCAAGGGACCGATCACCGTGCCGCCGCCCAGCTGCTGCAGAAGCTTCGACGCGATGTTCGCCGAATGCAGGGCCGGCATGATCAGCACGTTGGCTGGTCCCTTCAAGCGGCAGAAAGGATAAAGCGCCATCAACTCTGGGTCGAGCGCCACATCCGCGGCCATTTCGCCATCATACTCGAAATCCACCTGCCGGCGGTCCAGTTCGATCACGGTGTCGCGCACCCGTTGCGCCTTGGACACAGGCGGATTTCCGAAGCTGGAGAAGGACAGGAGCGCCACCCGCGGCGTGAAGCCCAGCTGACGCACCGCCCGGGCGGTCTGGATGGTGATGTCGGTCAGGACCCGGGTGTCGGGCAGCTCGTGCACGGTGGTGTCGGCGATGAACACGGTGCGCCCGCGGGTGATCATCATGGTCATGCCGAACACGCGGTGCGACGGCTTGGGATCGATCACCCGCATCACGTCGGCCAGGACGTCGTTGTAGTTGCGGGTGAGCCCGGTGACCATGGCGTCGGCATCGCCGCTGGCCACCATGCACGCGCCGAACACGTTGCGGTCCTGGTTCACCAGCCGGGCGCAGTCCCGGTAGAGCAGGCCGCTGCGCTGGTTCCGCTGGTAGAGGAAGTCGGTGTACTTGCGGTTGCTGTCGGACAGGCGGGCGTTGTGGATCTCGATCCCGTCCAGGTTGGACAGGCCGATCTGCGCCATGGTCGAGCGCACCCGGTCCTCGCGGCCGATCAGGATGGCGGTGCCAAGGCCGGTGTCGCGCCAGGCCAGCGCGGTGCGGATCGTCTTCTCCTCCTCGCCCTCGGCGAACACCATGCGCTTGGGCTGGGCCTGGACCCGGTCGAACACCAGCTGCAGGCGCGACGCGGTGGGATCCAGGCGCGAGCGCAGCTCCTGGCGGTAGCGAGGCATGTCGGTCACCGGCACGCGGGCGACGCCGCTCTCCATGGCGGCCTTGGCCACCGCCGGCGGCACCATGCTGATCAGGCGCGGGTCGAACGGGGTCGGGATCAGGTACTCGCGGCCATAGCGCAGCTTGCGGCCCTTGTAGGCGGCATGGACCTCGTCCGGCACGTCCTCGCGCGCCAATGCTGCGATCGCCTGGGCGGCGGCGATCTTCATCGCCTCGTTGATGGTGGACGCGCGCACGTCCAGGGCGCCGCGGAAGATGTAGGGAAACCCTAGGACGTTGTTGACCTGGTTCGGATAGTCCGATCTCCCGGTCGCCACGATCACGTCGCCGCGCACCGCCCGGGCCTCCTCCGGGGTGATCTCCGGGTCGGGGTTGGCCATGGCGAAGATGATCGGGTCCTTGGCCATCGAGCGGATCATGTCGGCGGTGAAGGCGCCCTTGGCGGAAAGGCCGAACACCACGTCGGCACCGCGCATGGCGTCGGCTAGGCTGCGGGCGTCGGTCTCGACCGCATGGGCCGACTTCCACTGGTTCATGCCCTCGGTGCGGCCCCGGTAGATCACCCCCTTGGTGTCGCACAGGATCACGTTTTCCGGCGGCAGGCCCATCGACTTCAGCAGGTCGGCGCAGGCGATCCCGGCCGAGCCGGCGCCGTTCACCACCAGCTTGATGTTGGCAATGTCGCGGCCGGTGACGTCCAGCGCGTTGATCAGGCCGGCCGCGGCGATGATCGCGGTGCCGTGCTGGTCGTCGTGGAACACCGGGATGTCGCAGACCTCGCGCAGGCGCTCCTCGATGATAAAGCACTCGGGCGCCTTGATGTCCTCCAGGTTGATGCCGCCGAAGGTCGGCGACACCAGCCGCGCGCATTCCACAAAGGCGTCGACGTCGCGGGTGTCGACCTCCAGGTCGATGCTGTCGATGTCGGCGAAGCGCTTGAACAGGACCGCCTTGCCTTCCATCACCGGCTTGCCGGCCAGGGCGCCCAGGCCCAGCACCGCGGTGCCGTTCGACACCACCGCCACCAGGTTGGCCTTGGCGGTGTAGAGATAGGCGTCGGCCGGGTTCTTCTGGATCGCCAGACACGGCACCGCGACGCCCGGCGAATAGGCCAGGCTCAGGTCGCGCGCCGTGGTCAGCGGCTTGGTGGGCGTGATCTCGATCTTGCCGGGGCGGCCCCGCGCATGGAGGTCCAGCGCCTCCTCGGCCGTGACGCTCATGCCGCCCTCGCCGGCGCTGGTGGTGCCGCGATCAGTCCTGCGCTCGTCCATAGCCGTTCCCTGCAGCCGCTTGTCGCCGGGCCGGCCCTGCGCGGCACTGCCCCGCCACCGGCCCGAGAGGTGCAGTTGCCACGCGCAAGGCGGGGACGACAAGCATCTGTGGGCCTCGAACAGGCGAACACGCGGCCGGTCGCGGCCCCGCAGGACCTAGCTGTGCGATCCGGAAGGTCACGATCTTGCGGCGGCCGGGAGCGAAACCACTTCAAGCATGTGGTGGAACGAGGAGCTCGGGATGGCGATCCTTCGCACTGGCCTGCTGCTCGCGGCGATGACCGCGCTGTTCTTGGTGGTGGGCTATGCGGTCGGCGGCGGCACCGGCGCCGTGATCGCGCTGGTGATCGCGGCCTTCACCAACCTGTTCGCCTGGTGGGGGTCGGCGGACATGGTGCTGCGCATGCATCACGCCCGGCCGGTCACCCCGGCTGGCGCCCCGGACCTGTACGGCCTAGTGGCGGAACTGGCGCGTCGCGCCGACCTGCCGGTCCCCAAGGTCTACCTGATCGAGAGCGACCAGCCGAACGCGTTCGCCACCGGCCGCGACCCCCACCATGCCGCAGTGGCGGTGACCCGGGGACTGATGCGGGCGATGTCGCGGGACGAGCTGGCGGGGGTGATCGCGCACGAGCTGGCGCACATCAAGCACCGCGACACCCTCACCATGGCGGTGGCGGCGACCCTGGCCGGCGCCATCGGCTTCCTCGCCCAGTTCGGCCTGTTCTTCGGCGGCAGCCGCGACCGCGACCATCCGCTGGGCGGGATCGGCCTGCTGCTGGCGATGATCGTGGCGCCGATGGCGGCGATGCTGGTGCAGATGGCGATCAGCCGGGCGCGCGAGTTCGAGGCCGACCGGGAGGGTGCGGCGATCTGCGGGAACCCGGGTGCTTTGGCCAGCGCGCTGCAGCGGATCGAGCAGATCGCCACCGGCACCTATGTCGGCACGGCCGAGCGCAATCCGGCCACCGCGCACCTGTTCATCATCAATCCCCTGCATGGCGGGGCGCTGGCCGGAATGTTCCGGACCCATCCGCCGACCGTGGAGCGGATCCGCCGCCTGATGGCGCTGCAGGGAGGACGCCGGATGCCGACCGGCGGGTTCGGCCCGGCCCGTCCGGCGACACCGCCGGGCGGTCCGTGGGGGCGGCGTGCCGGGCCCTGGGGCTGACCGTTCCGCTCAGGAATTGCCCTGGCGCTTGAGCGGCAAAGGCAGGCCCGGCTCGCCGGCCACGTCCGGCTCCAGGTAGAGGGAACTGCCGACGACGGTGCCCAGGAGGGGCACGTCGCTCACCAGCGCCTCCTTCTTCTCCAGGCGCACCACGCCCTCACTGGAGGTCCAGACCCATTCGCTCGGGCCAGCTGCGCTGGTGGCGGTGGCGGTGCCGTCGGCGCGGAACTGGATGGTGCCGGTGGCGGTCTGGATGATGCGGTCGACCTCGGCGCGCATCGCGTTCTCGGCCTGGCGCCGGGCGGCGGCGGGCAGGCTCTCGAACTGCTCGGTCATCACTGCGTCGACATCGGCGCGCAGCGCGGCCTCGTCCAGGATCCAGGTGCCGATCAGCCCGGTCTCGGCCAACGCCGTGTCGGCGCTGCCGGCCAAGCCCAGCGCCAGGACCGCCAGGGCCAGGAGATGCCGGCGAATCATGGCCAAGCTCAGCGTACCGGAACCAGCACCCAGGTCATCTCGCCCAGCGGCCCCTGGTCCGGATCGTTCGGGTCGACGTCGAAGTTCAGCTCGATCCGGCCATCGGTCACGGTGCCGCTGAGGTCGGGGCTTTCCGGATCGGCGTCGACCACGTGGAGGACGTCGCCCTCCTGGGTCCAGGTGCCGCGCTCGGTGTCCGCCGATTCCGGATCGTTGAAGATCACCGTGCCGTCCGCCGCGAACTCGATGGTGGCCGCCAGGCTGGAGGCCATCTGGCTTTTCATCTCGGCGCGCTGCTCGGTCATCATCCGCTCCGCGTCCGCCCGGTCCTCCTCGGGGATCCGGGTCAGCAGGCCCTCGATCAGCTGGTCGACCGCCCGTTCCAGGCCGGCCTCGTCCATCCGCCAAAGGCCCACCGGGCTTTGCGCCGCGAACGCCGGCAGGGCGAGCAGGATCGAGGCGATCAACAGCAGGACACGCACGGCTTGCACTCCCCAACCGGTCCAGAACAGGCACCGCCCAAGGTGGGAGCGGCCGCTGCCGGCCGGCCCCCGCGAGGACGGGTTGGCGGGGCGAGGGCGCCAAGGCAATCACCCCAAGAGCCGACATGGCCCGGCCGCCGGGTTGGAAGGCCGGGCCACGCGGTCGCGGCTACATATGAATGGGTTTGGCGAAGCTGGCGAGGGCCGCTTCCTTGATCGCTTCTTCCAGGGTCGGGTGCGGGTGGCTGGTACGGGCAAGGTCCTCGGCGCTGGCGCCGAACTCCATGGCGACCGTGACCTCGTTGATCATGGTGCCGGCATCGGCGGCGATGATGTGGCAGCCCAGGATCTTGTCGGTCCCGGCCTCGGTGAGCAGCTTCACGAAGCCGTCGGTCCGGCCGACCGCACGGGCACGCGAGTTGGCCATCATCGAGAACTTGCCGGTCTTGTACTCCACCCCGGCCGCCTTGAGCTGCTCCTCGGTCTGGCCCAGCGCCGCCACCTCGGGATCGGTGTACACCACGCCCGGGATCAGGTTGTAGTCGATGTGCGGCTTCTGCCCGGCGAGGATCTCGGCGACCGCCACGCCCTCCTCCTCGGCCTTGTGCGCCAGCATCGGGCCCTTGATGGCGTCGCCGATGGCGTAGATGCCGGGCACGTTGGTGCTGAAGTCGTCATGGGTGGAGATCCGCTGGCGCTCGTCCAGCGCCACGCCCGCGG
Proteins encoded in this region:
- a CDS encoding alpha/beta fold hydrolase, whose protein sequence is MRDERLTLETPQAGKVDLHWIEHGDPAAPQTVVCVHGLTRNGHDFDRIAAAMALRGARVLAVDVPGRGGSSWLADPQHYAVPVYADLLRRWLQALGLDKVAWLGTSMGGLIAMEIAGREHSPIERLVLNDVGAFVPKEALAPIGAYLGLDLKFPDVEAVERHLRTIHAGFGRHLDDGFWRELARRSSRPADGGWRMHYDPAIKQPFTQMEAADIDQWPLYQAITCPTLLVRGAESPLLPVAVAQEMTRTGPKAELVTFMDCGHAPSLAEPEQIETVADWLCGPEPAA
- a CDS encoding 2Fe-2S iron-sulfur cluster-binding protein, which encodes MAEIQVIDREGVEHSVPATVGWSVMEIVREANLPIEAACGGCCACATCHVYVAAEWLPRLPEMSKDESNMLDEAFQVQDNSRLSCQIPFSAELDGITVTLAPEF
- a CDS encoding NAD(P)/FAD-dependent oxidoreductase, with the protein product MSAIEPAAAPSTSSDPIRTDMVIIGAGPTGLFAVFEAGLLGLRCHLVDNLDKPGGQCIELYPDKPIYDIPAIPRCTGEELTNNLMEQARPFAPEFHLNQQAESLTRLEDGHWRLVTTAGTVLEAPVVVIAAGAGSFVPRRLPLPEAAQYEGTSLHYAVRKMEHFRGKRLLVAGGGDSALDWLLNLQPIAASTALVHRRDEFRAAPDSVEKMRALVAAGQTSLHFGQITKLHGSDGRLEAVTLGRTGGGEETVECDTLLAFFGLKMELGPLASWGLNLERNLITVETQAYETSQPGIFAIGDIITYPGKLKLILSGFHEAALMCQKAHKYCRPEQKLVFRYTTSSTELHKRLGVAD
- a CDS encoding glutathione S-transferase family protein gives rise to the protein MTVRLVIGSRNSCPWSLATWMAMRMFELRFEEVLVPLGRPESEGLLGRFSPSGKVPVLVDEAITVWESLAILEHLAERVPAMWPQDPADRALARSVAAEVHGGLGSLHRFLPMDLMARFAPPGRLMRGVAADLKRVRRIWSELREAPAAKDGPFLFGRFGLVDAMFVPIATRFVTYALPAQNPACEAYLQALTSLPALQEWSAEAASEVAAFARVPAPPFHRTAPEPLQLPAHAAGPPLAGTPVRPAPAMVEAGRIASAPAGPAPTPGPVPALAAEEAEAPRPPAPRPQDPVRPRLDHADRPMIHYLDEPAGGGGASAPPTAPARPAIARPSPERPPAPARPPAAEAAAGIGYLDPDAARQPARSPPPAESGRPKQPGRPAGGVPGQPSAGPAAHGGEAAGEGPPRLRRPGTAGAAPVRPGNRFVRALSGGRDHPVSVAEPEHGPEGGPAERPADDPRLAERPSGGAPDLGRPIRGQDPEHPRTIRSSAIKPIGFSGHRRR
- a CDS encoding NADP-dependent malic enzyme → MDERRTDRGTTSAGEGGMSVTAEEALDLHARGRPGKIEITPTKPLTTARDLSLAYSPGVAVPCLAIQKNPADAYLYTAKANLVAVVSNGTAVLGLGALAGKPVMEGKAVLFKRFADIDSIDLEVDTRDVDAFVECARLVSPTFGGINLEDIKAPECFIIEERLREVCDIPVFHDDQHGTAIIAAAGLINALDVTGRDIANIKLVVNGAGSAGIACADLLKSMGLPPENVILCDTKGVIYRGRTEGMNQWKSAHAVETDARSLADAMRGADVVFGLSAKGAFTADMIRSMAKDPIIFAMANPDPEITPEEARAVRGDVIVATGRSDYPNQVNNVLGFPYIFRGALDVRASTINEAMKIAAAQAIAALAREDVPDEVHAAYKGRKLRYGREYLIPTPFDPRLISMVPPAVAKAAMESGVARVPVTDMPRYRQELRSRLDPTASRLQLVFDRVQAQPKRMVFAEGEEEKTIRTALAWRDTGLGTAILIGREDRVRSTMAQIGLSNLDGIEIHNARLSDSNRKYTDFLYQRNQRSGLLYRDCARLVNQDRNVFGACMVASGDADAMVTGLTRNYNDVLADVMRVIDPKPSHRVFGMTMMITRGRTVFIADTTVHELPDTRVLTDITIQTARAVRQLGFTPRVALLSFSSFGNPPVSKAQRVRDTVIELDRRQVDFEYDGEMAADVALDPELMALYPFCRLKGPANVLIMPALHSANIASKLLQQLGGGTVIGPLLQGLKKPIQIVPMNATVSDILNMAALAAHEAISAEEPESSVVAA
- the htpX gene encoding zinc metalloprotease HtpX yields the protein MAILRTGLLLAAMTALFLVVGYAVGGGTGAVIALVIAAFTNLFAWWGSADMVLRMHHARPVTPAGAPDLYGLVAELARRADLPVPKVYLIESDQPNAFATGRDPHHAAVAVTRGLMRAMSRDELAGVIAHELAHIKHRDTLTMAVAATLAGAIGFLAQFGLFFGGSRDRDHPLGGIGLLLAMIVAPMAAMLVQMAISRAREFEADREGAAICGNPGALASALQRIEQIATGTYVGTAERNPATAHLFIINPLHGGALAGMFRTHPPTVERIRRLMALQGGRRMPTGGFGPARPATPPGGPWGRRAGPWG